The sequence below is a genomic window from Halomonas halophila.
ATGAAACTCTCCTCGAGTGTTGAATACCAGAAACGCAGAACCCCCGGGCGGGGCTGCCGTCCGGGGGTTCTGAGTCTCGGAGGCAACCCTGGGCGGGCGTGCCTCGCGGCGTCGTCCTGTACGATCAGGACACGGCCGCCGGCACGCCGGCGCTAAACCAATAGCCCTGCCAATAATAGGCGTCACCGACGACGGTCTCGTGACCACGGGCCATCGCCGCCGGGAAGGCGGTCATCGGGCGGCGCGGGATCAGGGACAGGCTCGGTGTCATGGGACTCTCGATGTTTCGCGACGGTTCGCGTGAGGGTGATCCTGAATATCAGACTCCATCCTGCCCGCTCCCGGGCCGGATGGCAAGGCTCAGCCGGTGGCGAGCCGGATCCAGGCGATGGTACCCGGCAGGCCGCTCATGCCGATCAGCACCACCAGCCCCAGGAAGACGGACAGCAGCCCGCTGTCGTCCTTGACGTCATCGTCATGCTGCGCCATGGGCCCCTCCTCGCATCGTCGGCGGCTATCGCCAGTCTAGGCGCTGCTCGCCGGATCGGCGAGCCGACCCACTAGCGAAGATGCCGTCCGCCGTCGACCGGCAGGGTGATGCCCGTCACGTAGCGGTTATCCAGCAGGTAACGCAGGCTCTGATGGATCACGCCCGGCCCCGGGATCAGCCCCATCGCCGACTTGGCCCGAGCCTTCTCGGCGTAGGCCTCGTCGTCGTCCTCGTTGAGCATGATCATCGCCGGGGCGATGGCGTTGACCTGGATCGACGGCGCGTACATGGCAGCGAACGACAGCGTCAGGTTCTCGAGCCCGGCCTTGGAGGCGGCATAGGCGGCGTGCTTGCGCGAGCCCTTGCTGGCGACGAAGTCGGTCATGTGAACGATGTCGCGCATCGGCTCGCTGCAAGCCTCGAGCAGCTCGCGGGCGCCGAGGTTGATCAGGTACGGCGCCAGCATGTGCACCCGGAACAGCCGTTCGAAGTTGTCCCCGGCCTCGGGCCCGGCCACATCGGGCGCCCAGTCGCTGGCGTTGTGGACGATGGCACGCAGCGAGGACGTCTCGGCCTTGAGCCGCTCGAGGAAGTCCTCGATGCCGGCCTGGCTGTCGAAGTCGGCCTGCAGGGTGACGACGCCACGGCGCCGCAGCGCCTCGAGCGCCTCGCGCTCGCGACGGTAGCTGACGATCACCGGATGGCCCTCGTCGATCAGCCGCTCGGCGCAGTGGCGCCCCAGGCGCTGGGCGCCGCCGGTGATCAGGATCGGCGAGGCGCTCATGCCCGGCCTGCCCTCACCAGGCTGCCCACGGTAGGCACCAGCGGGTCGCGCGGCGCATAGGCGAAGACGTCGGAGAACACCCGCGACGGCTCGAGCCCCAGCGAGGCCAGCACGTCGACGCAGGCATAGACCATGCCCGGCGAGCCGGAGAGATAGACGTCATGGCCGGAGACGTCGACGTCGTCGAGCGCCTCGCCCAGCGCCGCGTCGATGCGCCCGGCATGGCCCTGGACGCGCTCGTCGGCGAAGTCGTCGCCCATGCCCTGCTCGCTGACGCCGTGGAAGGTCAGGTTCGGATGCTGGGACGCCCACTCCCGGGCCAGGCTCTCGAGATAGAACTCGCGACGTTCCTTGGCCGCCCACCACAGGGCGATCTCGCGCGCCGGGTCGGCGTGCAGCGCCGCCTCGACGATCGCCTTCATCTGCGCGAAGCCGGTGCCGGCGGCCACCAGCAGCAGCGGGCGGGT
It includes:
- the folM gene encoding dihydromonapterin reductase, encoding MSASPILITGGAQRLGRHCAERLIDEGHPVIVSYRREREALEALRRRGVVTLQADFDSQAGIEDFLERLKAETSSLRAIVHNASDWAPDVAGPEAGDNFERLFRVHMLAPYLINLGARELLEACSEPMRDIVHMTDFVASKGSRKHAAYAASKAGLENLTLSFAAMYAPSIQVNAIAPAMIMLNEDDDEAYAEKARAKSAMGLIPGPGVIHQSLRYLLDNRYVTGITLPVDGGRHLR
- a CDS encoding NAD(P)H-flavin reductase → MTARTLTCQVVEVEDLTPDVFRVRLEGRAEAMAHAPGQYLEMALDPETWVPFSIANAHAGDGRLELHIQHWPERSNSARLRELLVEAQHLTLRLPSGDCVLDPDSTRPLLLVAAGTGFAQMKAIVEAALHADPAREIALWWAAKERREFYLESLAREWASQHPNLTFHGVSEQGMGDDFADERVQGHAGRIDAALGEALDDVDVSGHDVYLSGSPGMVYACVDVLASLGLEPSRVFSDVFAYAPRDPLVPTVGSLVRAGRA